Proteins found in one Plasmodium sp. gorilla clade G2 genome assembly, chromosome: 14 genomic segment:
- a CDS encoding choline kinase, protein MESKICDPIGLDKNKFRKVEEENEESNKNIENGQMTYNDDLEMFTTIQLNQEIDIRKNPFPLHMINQKNDIPLCAQEFSKLTDPLYIKKICLEKVHDWSRCNEDDVCVNQILSGLTNQLFEVSIKEDTALEYRITRRHVLFRIYGKDVDELYNPLSEFEVYKTMSKYKIAPLLLNTFDGGRIEEWLYGDPLSIDDLKNKSILVGIANVLGKFHTLSRKRHLPEHWDKTPCVFKMMDRWRLAVSNYKNLDTLTIDINKYIQESHKFLKFIKIYTQIENIANDIVFCHNDLQENNIMNTNKCLRLIDFEYSGYNFLSADIANFFIETTIDYSYNTYPFFIINKKNYISYESRILFVTTYLSKYLDNTTAPSDQDIIDQFLEAIEVQALGLHLIWAFWSIIRGYQTKSYNEFDFFLYAKERLKMYDEQKEYLKSKNIIKDYDD, encoded by the coding sequence ATGGAAAGCAAAATTTGTGACCCCATTGGGCTCGATAAAAATAAGTTTCGAAAAGTAGAAGAGGAAAATGAagaaagtaataaaaatatagaaaatggaCAAATGACATATAATGACGATTTAGAAATGTTTACAACTATACAACTAAATCAAGAAATAGATATACGTAAGAACCCGTTTCCATTACATATGATAAATCAAAAGAATGATATACCTTTATGTGCTCAAGAATTTTCCAAATTAACAGatcctttatatataaaaaaaatatgtctTGAAAAAGTTCATGACTGGTCTAGGTGTAATGAAGATGATGTATGTGTAAATCAAATATTAAGTGGATTAACAAATCAACTTTTTGAAGTTAGTATTAAAGAAGATACAGCTCTTGAATATAGAATTACAAGAAGACATGTTTTATTTAGAATATATGGTAAAGATGTagatgaattatataatccTTTAAGTGAATTTGAAGTCTATAAAACTATgagtaaatataaaatagcacctttattattaaatacatTTGATGGAGGACGTATAGAAGAATGGTTATATGGAGATCCTCTAAGTATAGACgatctaaaaaataaatctatATTAGTTGGTATAGCAAATGTTTTAGGCAAATTTCATACACTCAGTCGTAAAAGACATCTACCAGAACACTGGGATAAAACTCCATGCGTATTCAAAATGATGGATAGATGGAGATTAGCTGTatcaaattataaaaatcttGATACACTTACCatagatattaataaatatatacaagaaTCCCATAAATtcttaaaatttattaaaatatatacacaaatagaaaatatagcAAATGATATCGTTTTCTGTCATAATGATTtacaagaaaataatataatgaatacaaataaatgttTAAGATTAATTGATTTTGAATATTCAGGatataatttcttatcaGCAGATATAGCAAATTTCTTCATAGAAACAACTATagattattcatataatacatatccattttttattatcaataaaaaaaattatatctcATATGAATCAAGAATACTATTTGTAACTACATATCTATCCAAATATTTAGATAATACAACAGCACCTTCAGATCAAGATATCATAGATCAATTCCTAGAAGCTATAGAAGTTCAAGCTTTAGGTCTACATCTTATATGGGCTTTCTGGTCTATCATAAGAGGATATCAAACAAAGAGTTATAATGAATTTGATTTCTTCTTATATGCAAAGGAAAGACTTAAAATGTATGATGAACAAaaggaatatttaaaatcaaaaaatattatcaagGATTATGACGATTAA
- a CDS encoding lysophospholipase, putative, translated as MVENELDYENNVSNSTLDGNPRLHSFFNKDGLLLRTYSWTVKKAIGIFLLIHGLNGHVRLQYLRQNVEVVSNDKAILKDEDNYYVYKDSWIEKLNEKGYSVYGIDLQGHGLSDGWENLKANINNFDDLVYDVIQYLEEINKTVCLEYERTKYLRAIKEKNTDIDALKKDKIPIYIMGLSMGGNVVLRTLELLGKSGEHKNFNIKGCISLSGMISLETLSSKASKKYKYFLVPLAKFLSCIFPKCRLNQNFNFEMFPFVNDIINFDKHRSKKWITLKFGHQILRSITNLRKDIKYIPRDIPILFIHSINDCACYYGGVVTFYDELNNDKKELHTIYDMDHLLTMEPGNEKVLDKIIDWISCTINNNEKK; from the coding sequence ATGGTTGAAAATGAATTagattatgaaaataatgtaaGTAATAGTACTTTAGATGGAAATCCAAGATtgcattctttttttaacaagGATGGTTTGTTATTAAGAACTTATTCTTGGACTGTTAAAAAGGCTATAGGaatatttttgttaattCATGGGTTGAATGGTCATGTGAGATTACAATATTTGAGGCAGAATGTTGAAGTAGTAAGTAACGATAAAGCAATATTAAAGGATgaagataattattatgtttataaagATAGTTGGATAGAGAAATTAAATGAGAAAGGTTATTCAGTATATGGTATAGATTTACAAGGACATGGTTTATCAGATGGTTGGGAAAATTTAAAagctaatataaataattttgatgATCTTGTATATGATGTAATACAATATCTtgaagaaattaataaaacaGTATGTTTAGAATATGAAAGAACGAAATATTTAAGAgctataaaagaaaaaaatactgATATTGATgctttaaaaaaagataagattcctatatatattatgggTTTATCTATGGGTGGTAATGTTGTTTTAAGAACATTAGAATTATTAGGAAAATCAGGTgaacataaaaattttaatataaaaggaTGTATATCTTTATCTGGTATGATATCCCTTGAGACCTTATCATCAAAAGCttcaaagaaatataaatatttcttagTTCCTCTTGCAAAGTTTTTATCTTGTATTTTTCCAAAATGTAGACTTAATCAAAATTTCAATTTTGAAATGTTTCCATTTgttaatgatattataaattttgatAAGCATAGATCAAAAAAATGGATAACCTTGAAATTTGGTCATCAGATTTTAAGATCTATAACAAATTTACgtaaagatataaaatatattccaaGGGATATtcctatattatttattcattcaaTTAATGATTGTGCATGTTATTATGGAGGAGTTGTAACATTTTATGAcgaattaaataatgataaaaaagaacTTCATACCATTTATGATATGGATCATTTATTAACAATGGAACCAGGAAATGAAAAGGTTTTAGATAAGATCATAGATTGGATATCATGTAcgattaataataatgagaaaaaataa